A section of the Streptomyces sp. NBC_00178 genome encodes:
- a CDS encoding CsbD family protein → MAADEKTQAKSEQAKGKIKKTVGGAVGNESLTAEGRAEESKGDLREAKEKAKDAFKSK, encoded by the coding sequence ATGGCTGCGGACGAGAAGACTCAGGCGAAGAGCGAGCAGGCCAAGGGCAAGATCAAGAAGACCGTGGGCGGGGCGGTGGGCAACGAGTCGCTGACGGCCGAAGGCCGCGCCGAGGAGTCCAAGGGCGACCTCCGCGAGGCCAAGGAGAAGGCCAAGGACGCGTTCAAGTCCAAGTGA
- a CDS encoding HSP90 family protein: MTLPDTATHPAAADHTFQVDLRGLVDLLSHHLYSSPRVYLRELLQNAVDALTARHGIEPDAPADAFAIRMYADGAVVRVEDDGVGLTEADVHTFLATIGRSSKRAERIAEQRGDFIGQFGIGLLSCFLVADEIHVVSRSARTPDAPAVEWRGRGDGSYTIRTLPASARPRPGTTVTLTPRADAEEWTRPAKVHALAGHFGALLRHPVTFDDGAGGPGVPVNPEPAPWGRTYPTPGTRARALAAYGEEVFGFTPLDTIDLDLPAVGLKGIACVLPEAVPAGRRHGHRVHVKGMLLSEQAEEILPEWAFFVRCVVDAESLRPTASRESLYEDDTLAAVRDALAERLRAWIARAAASDPDLLTRFLQAHHLAVKSLAVHDNEIMRMLLPWLPFETTDGHTTLDAFARAHRTVLVTSSVEEFRQVAAIASAAGLGVVNGGYTYDRELVHRLPEIRPEVSVADLDPATLTAHLDPVDRETELAAAAYLALAREALAVFDCDVALRTFQPASAPALLMDSREARHERTRSQLAREQDGGLWGDILGALRQEAPRAQLILNQLNPLVRTAVAIDAPELARTSAEALYGQAALLSRRPLRPSESSLINRSFLDLLAHALRKDS; this comes from the coding sequence ATGACTCTGCCCGACACCGCCACACACCCGGCCGCCGCCGACCACACCTTCCAGGTGGATCTGCGCGGCCTCGTCGACCTCCTCTCCCACCACCTCTACTCAAGCCCGCGGGTCTATCTCCGCGAACTCCTGCAGAACGCGGTCGACGCACTGACCGCGCGGCACGGGATCGAGCCCGACGCACCCGCGGACGCCTTCGCGATCCGCATGTACGCCGACGGAGCCGTGGTCCGTGTCGAGGACGACGGCGTCGGCCTCACCGAGGCCGACGTGCACACCTTCCTCGCCACGATCGGCCGCAGCAGCAAGCGCGCCGAGCGGATCGCGGAACAACGGGGCGACTTCATCGGCCAGTTCGGAATCGGGCTGCTCTCGTGCTTCCTGGTCGCGGACGAGATCCACGTCGTGAGCCGCTCGGCCCGCACCCCCGACGCACCCGCCGTGGAGTGGCGGGGACGGGGCGACGGCAGCTACACCATCCGCACCCTGCCCGCGTCCGCCCGCCCCCGGCCCGGCACCACGGTCACGCTGACCCCGCGGGCCGACGCGGAGGAGTGGACCCGACCGGCGAAGGTGCACGCCCTGGCCGGGCACTTCGGTGCCCTGCTGCGCCACCCGGTGACCTTCGACGACGGCGCGGGCGGCCCCGGCGTCCCCGTCAATCCCGAGCCCGCCCCGTGGGGGCGTACGTACCCGACGCCGGGAACGCGAGCCCGCGCACTCGCCGCGTACGGCGAGGAGGTCTTCGGCTTCACGCCGTTGGACACCATCGATCTCGATCTGCCCGCGGTCGGCCTCAAGGGCATCGCGTGCGTGCTGCCCGAGGCGGTGCCGGCCGGGCGCCGGCACGGCCACCGCGTGCACGTCAAAGGCATGCTGCTGTCCGAACAGGCCGAGGAGATCCTGCCCGAGTGGGCCTTCTTCGTCCGGTGCGTCGTGGACGCCGAGAGCCTGCGCCCGACCGCCTCCCGGGAGTCCTTGTACGAGGACGACACACTCGCCGCCGTACGCGACGCCCTGGCCGAGCGGCTTCGCGCCTGGATCGCCCGGGCGGCGGCCAGTGACCCGGACCTGCTCACGCGCTTCCTCCAGGCCCATCACCTGGCCGTCAAGTCGCTCGCGGTGCACGACAACGAGATCATGCGGATGCTGCTGCCGTGGCTGCCGTTCGAGACCACGGACGGGCACACCACCCTGGACGCCTTCGCCCGCGCCCACCGCACCGTCCTCGTGACGTCGAGCGTGGAGGAGTTCCGGCAGGTCGCGGCGATCGCTTCGGCCGCCGGGCTCGGCGTGGTCAACGGCGGCTACACCTACGACCGCGAACTGGTCCACCGGCTTCCCGAGATCAGGCCGGAGGTCAGCGTCGCCGACCTCGATCCGGCGACCCTCACGGCCCACCTCGACCCCGTGGACCGGGAGACGGAACTGGCCGCCGCGGCCTATCTCGCCCTGGCCCGCGAGGCGCTCGCCGTCTTCGACTGCGACGTCGCCCTGCGCACCTTCCAGCCCGCGTCCGCGCCCGCCCTCCTCATGGACAGCCGGGAAGCGCGGCACGAACGCACACGCTCACAGCTCGCCCGTGAACAGGACGGCGGTCTGTGGGGCGACATCCTCGGCGCCCTGCGTCAGGAGGCCCCGCGAGCACAGCTGATCCTCAACCAGCTCAACCCGCTGGTCCGCACCGCCGTGGCCATCGACGCGCCCGAGCTGGCGCGCACCAGCGCCGAAGCACTCTACGGGCAGGCCGCACTGCTGTCCCGGCGCCCGCTGAGGCCCTCCGAATCGAGCCTCATCAACCGCTCCTTCCTCGACCTCCTCGCCCACGCCCTCCGCAAGGACAGCTGA
- a CDS encoding alpha/beta fold hydrolase yields MNGSPERPQAAGEYVDLPGVRTWYETEGSGDPLLLLHGGFCTNDTWGAQRADLAAEFRLFLPERRAHGHTPDVAGPLTYQDMADDTVAFLEGVVGGPAHLVGWSDGGVVALLVAMERPDLVRKVVAIGANVRPAAESFVEPSMLDAMTPDGDDLEFFREMYAPVTPDGPEHWPVVAAKVIEMWRTQPTLTAADLARIEASVLVMVGDDDMMTLEHTIALYQAVTGSELAVVPGASHLVPLEKSALVNRLILEHLAQDGVETMLPIRRAARPGEADGGAVG; encoded by the coding sequence GTGAACGGGAGCCCGGAAAGGCCGCAGGCGGCGGGTGAGTACGTGGACCTGCCCGGTGTCAGGACGTGGTACGAGACCGAGGGGAGCGGCGATCCGCTGCTCCTGCTCCACGGCGGGTTCTGCACCAACGACACGTGGGGAGCGCAGCGCGCCGACCTCGCTGCGGAGTTCCGGCTCTTCCTCCCCGAGCGACGCGCGCACGGGCACACCCCCGATGTCGCGGGACCGCTCACCTACCAGGACATGGCCGACGACACGGTGGCCTTCCTGGAGGGAGTCGTCGGGGGACCGGCGCACCTGGTGGGCTGGAGCGACGGCGGTGTCGTCGCGCTGCTCGTCGCCATGGAGCGGCCCGACCTGGTCCGCAAGGTGGTGGCGATCGGCGCCAACGTCCGGCCCGCCGCGGAGAGCTTCGTCGAACCGTCCATGCTCGACGCGATGACGCCCGATGGTGACGACCTCGAGTTCTTCCGGGAGATGTACGCACCCGTCACTCCGGACGGGCCGGAGCACTGGCCGGTGGTCGCGGCGAAGGTGATCGAGATGTGGCGGACCCAGCCGACGCTCACCGCCGCGGACCTCGCCCGGATCGAGGCATCCGTCCTGGTCATGGTCGGCGACGACGACATGATGACCCTGGAGCACACGATCGCCCTGTACCAGGCGGTCACCGGGTCCGAACTCGCAGTAGTGCCCGGCGCCTCCCACCTGGTGCCGCTGGAGAAGTCCGCCCTGGTCAACCGGCTGATCCTGGAGCACCTCGCGCAGGACGGGGTCGAGACCATGCTGCCCATCAGGCGTGCGGCGCGACCGGGGGAGGCGGACGGCGGAGCGGTGGGCTGA
- a CDS encoding VOC family protein: MKLKLELIVLPVSDVDRAKEFYEKAGFRLDLAKDITDGYRVVHMTPPDSECAIIFGEGLTTAAPGSSQGLYLVVTDIVESRTELVDRGIDVSEVFHDAKGLYFHGHDAGKIVHDVPGQGREGGPHPDRASYGSYATFGDPDGNGWVLQEITQRFPGR; encoded by the coding sequence ATGAAGCTCAAACTCGAACTCATCGTACTGCCGGTCTCCGACGTGGACCGGGCCAAGGAATTCTACGAGAAAGCGGGCTTTCGTCTGGATCTCGCGAAGGACATCACGGATGGGTACCGCGTCGTCCATATGACTCCTCCCGACTCCGAATGCGCGATCATCTTCGGTGAAGGGCTCACGACGGCGGCCCCGGGTTCGTCCCAGGGGCTTTACCTCGTCGTGACGGACATCGTGGAATCCCGCACCGAACTCGTCGACCGCGGGATCGACGTGAGCGAGGTGTTCCACGATGCGAAGGGCCTCTACTTCCATGGCCACGACGCCGGAAAGATAGTGCACGACGTCCCGGGCCAGGGCCGCGAGGGTGGCCCGCACCCCGATCGGGCGAGCTACGGCTCGTACGCCACGTTCGGTGATCCGGACGGGAACGGTTGGGTGCTCCAGGAGATCACGCAGCGCTTCCCGGGCCGTTGA